In Pongo abelii isolate AG06213 chromosome X, NHGRI_mPonAbe1-v2.0_pri, whole genome shotgun sequence, one DNA window encodes the following:
- the HSFX4 gene encoding heat shock transcription factor, X-linked member 4, with amino-acid sequence MASQNTEQEYEAKLAPSVGGKPTSGGPSGSSPDPNPDSSEVLYRHEDQAMSQDPGSQDNSPPEDRNQHVANVEDNHNLFRLSFPGKLWMIVEEDTLKSVSWNDDGDAMIIEKDLFQREVLQRRGGERIFERDSLKSFIRQLNLYGFCKTCPSNSPGKKKMIIYHNSNFQRDMPRLLENIQIKDDLRNTAQQETRIPAPKRKKLVATRRSPRIHHNNAMKESNNIQRPSSTQSFMSPGMCSMNSITRHPLGSGPPQGPNDPSGEGTSEDVTFASSTTAQGNFTGMESTGEVPRTLVYPDYDCVMSLYNSHYSILSVAISVTSLNELPDEEEEEGPSDYKCVRCEHVGDNPPSP; translated from the exons ATGGCGAGTCAGAACACTGAACAGGAATATGAAGCCAAGCTGGCCCCATCTGTTGGTGGAAAGCCGACAAGCGGGGGCCCATCTGGTTCTTCACCTGATCCAAATCCAGATTCCAGCGAGGTTTTGTACAGGCACGAGGACCAAgccatgagccaagatccagGCTCCCAAGACAACTCACCACCAGAAGACCGAAACCAACACGTGGCCAACGTGGAAGACAACCACAACCTTTTTAGGCTCTCCTTCCCAGGAAAGCTTTGGATGATTGTGGAGGAAGACAcattgaagtctgtgagctgGAATGATGATGGAGACGCCATGATCATCGAGAAGGATCTCTTCCAGAGGGAGGTTCTTCAACGGAGAGGTGGAGAGAGGATCTTCGAAAGAGACAGCTTGAAGAGTTTCATTCGCCAGCTGAACCTCTATGGATTCTGCAAAACATGCCCAAGCAACTctccaggaaagaagaaaatgata aTCTACCACAACTCCAATTTTCAGAGAGACATGCCCAGGCTACTTGAGAATATCCAGATTAAAGATGATCTCAGAAACACTGCTCAGCAAGAAACCCGTATCCCAGCTCCAAAGAGGAAGAAGCTGGTAGCTACAAGACGCTCCCCACGAATTCATCACAATAATGCCATGAAAGAATCCAACAATATTCAGCGACCCAGTAGCACCCAGTCCTTCATGTCCCCTGGTATGTGTTCCATGAACAGTATCACTCGGCATCCCCTGGGAAGTGGGCCCCCTCAGGGGCCAAATGACCCAAGTGGGGAGGGCACCTCTGAGGATGTCACATTTGCATCTTCGACTACTGCACAGGGGAACTTCACGGGGATGGAAAGCACAGGGGAAGTGCCTAGGACCCTGGTTTACCCAGATTATGATTGTGTAATGTCTTTGTATAATTCCCATTACTCTATTCTGTCGGTTGCCATCTCGGTCACGTCTCTAAATGAGCTCcctgatgaggaggaggaggaaggcccCTCAGACTACAAGTGTGTACGCTGTGAACACGTTGGGGACAATCCTCCAAGCCCGTGA
- the EOLA2 gene encoding EOLA-like protein (The RefSeq protein has 1 substitution compared to this genomic sequence), protein MKFGCLSFRQPYAGFVLNGVKTVETRWRPLLSSQRNCTIAIHIAHRDWEGDAWWELLVERFGMTPAQIQALLREGEKFGRGVIAGLVDIGETLQCPEDLTPDEVVELENQAVLTNLKQKYLIVISNPRWLLEPIPRKGGRDVFQVDIPEHLIPLGHEV, encoded by the exons ATGAAGTTTGGCTGCCTCTCCTTCCGGCAGCCTTATGCTGGCTTTGTCTTAAATGGAGTCAAGACTGTGGAGACACGCTGGCGTCCCCTGCTGAGCAGCCAGCGGAACTGTACCATCGCCATCCACATTGCTCACAGGGACTGGGAAGGCGATGCCTGGTGGGAGCTGCTGGTGGAGAGGTTCGGGATGACTCCTGCTCAGATTCAGGCCTTGCTCAGGGAAGGGGAAAAGTTTGGTCGAGGAGTGATAGCGG GACTCGTTGATATTGGGGAAACTTTGCAATGCCCCGAAGACTTAACTCCCGATGAGGTTGTGGAACTAGAAAATCAAGCTGTACTGACCAACCTGAAGCAGAAGTACCTGACAGTGATTTCAAACCCCAGGTGGTTACTGGAGCCCATACCTAGGAAAGGAGGCAGGGATGTATTCCAGGTAGACATCCCAGAGCACCTGATCCCTTTGGGGCATGAAGTGTGA
- the EOLA2 gene encoding EOLA-like protein isoform X1: MKFGCLSFRQPYAGFVLNGVKTVETRWRPLLSSQRNCTIAIHIAHRDWEGDAWWELLVERFGMTPAQIQALLREGEKFGRGVIAGLVDIGETLQCPEDLTPDEVVELENQAVLTNLKQKYLTVISNPRWLLEPIPRKGGRDVFQVDIPEHLIPLGHEV; the protein is encoded by the exons ATGAAGTTTGGCTGCCTCTCCTTCCGGCAGCCTTATGCTGGCTTTGTCTTAAATGGAGTCAAGACTGTGGAGACACGCTGGCGTCCCCTGCTGAGCAGCCAGCGGAACTGTACCATCGCCATCCACATTGCTCACAGGGACTGGGAAGGCGATGCCTGGTGGGAGCTGCTGGTGGAGAGGTTCGGGATGACTCCTGCTCAGATTCAGGCCTTGCTCAGGGAAGGGGAAAAGTTTGGTCGAGGAGTGATAGCGG GACTCGTTGATATTGGGGAAACTTTGCAATGCCCCGAAGACTTAACTCCCGATGAGGTTGTGGAACTAGAAAATCAAGCTGTACTGACCAACCTGAAGCAGAAGTACCTGACAGTGATTTCAAACCCCAGGTGGTTACTGGAGCCCATACCTAGGAAAGGAGGCAGGGATGTATTCCAGGTAGACATCCCAGAGCACCTGATCCCTTTGGGGCATGAAGTGTGA